The Helicoverpa armigera isolate CAAS_96S chromosome 25, ASM3070526v1, whole genome shotgun sequence genome has a window encoding:
- the LOC110381823 gene encoding waprin-Thr1 — MGSATIFLSVVAVVLMVAYSEAAGDCPLPSKVYGCSPKCVQDYECGNGKVCCSNACNAKSCTVPAGNGQGTGSSGSKYQSGTGTYCDNVKCNSYEVCKMDPKTKRNKCSRP, encoded by the exons GTTCCGCAACTATTTTCCTGTCAGTCGTGGCTGTGGTGCTGATGGTGGCTTATTCAGAAGCAG CCGGAGACTGCCCCCTCCCTTCCAAGGTATACGGCTGCAGTCCCAAGTGCGTGCAGGACTACGAGTGCGGTAACGGCAAGGTTTGCTGCTCCAATGCCTGCAACGCCAAGTCCTGCACCGTGCCCGCTGGCAACGGCCAGGGAACTGGTAGCTCTGGCAGTAAATATCAGT cGGGAACCGGTACTTACTGCGACAACGTGAAATGCAACTCGTATGAAGTGTGCAAGATGGACCCCAAGACCAAACGTAACAAGTGTAGCAGGCCCTAA
- the LOC126055627 gene encoding waprin-Thr1-like yields the protein MSCLKAFVLVVTTLLVINYVSAGLSHGSCPDQHKVYNDKPRCHSDSDCQKWGKVCCPNQYNTKSCVDRAPWRNTADRDSQNKYTGGGGGGVYCEGVKCRPYEVCKPDPITKRLKCQRP from the exons ATGA GTTGCCTGAAAGCGTTCGTTCTCGTGGTGACTACACTACTGGTCATCAACTACGTATCAG CTGGGCTGAGTCACGGCAGCTGTCCGGACCAACACAAAGTGTACAACGACAAGCCGAGGTGCCACTCCGACTCCGACTGCCAGAAATGGGGCAAGGTCTGCTGTCCCAACCAGTACAACACCAAGTCCTGTGTGGACCGCGCGCCTTGGCGTAACACTGCTGACCGGGACTCCCAGAACAAGTATACTG GGGGTGGTGGTGGCGGCGTCTACTGTGAAGGTGTCAAGTGCAGGCCCTACGAAGTCTGCAAGCCTGACCCCATCACCAAGCGGCTGAAATGCCAGCGACCTTGA